Proteins encoded in a region of the Oscarella lobularis chromosome 5, ooOscLobu1.1, whole genome shotgun sequence genome:
- the LOC136187373 gene encoding tigger transposable element-derived protein 4-like — protein sequence MASRKTTRKELTLKERVAVIEYARKNPKEGTRKLSEVFQCGRTQIQSILKSREKIMESFRANDPLLRKRKRESELSDTVYRWYSLARERDIPVTGPMLQEEALKIGEILGEKDFKASNGWLSNFKKRHNIAICRGRKAKDRLTILLCANAAGDKRSPLVIGRAEKPS from the exons ATGGCCTCCCGGAAGACCACGCGCAAGGAGCTTACGCTCAAAGAGAGAGTTGCCGTAATAGAGTACGCGAGAAAGAATCCAAAGGAAGGAACTCGGAAGCTTAGCGAAGTGTTCCAATGCGGCCGAACGCAAATTCAATCGATTCTGAAAAGCCGAGAGAAGATTATGGAGAGTTTTCGAGCAAACGATCCTTTGTTGAGAAAACGGAAGCGGGAATCCGAACTGAGCGACACAGTTTATCGCTGGTATTCATTGGCAAGGGAAAGAGATATTCCAGTGACAGGGCCTATGCTTCAAGAGGAGGCCCTTAAAATAGGAGAGATCTTGGGTGAAAAAGATTTCAAAGCTTCAAATGGTTGGCTCAGCAACTTTAAAAAACGCCACAACATAGCAATTTGTC GTGGAAGAAAAGCTAAAGATCGCCTCACAATACTTCTTTGTGCCAATGCGGCAGGGGATAAGCGATCGCCCTTAGTCATTGGCCGTGCTGAAAAGCCAAG TTAA